A genomic window from Nosocomiicoccus massiliensis includes:
- a CDS encoding ABC transporter permease, with amino-acid sequence MFLAWNEIKRNKLKFSLIIGVLVLISYLLFLLSGLAKGLINMNTEGIDDWQADAIVLNKNANETIQQSKFNVSLVDDKFKESARLKQTGVIVSNNDKEENAIFFGTEENSFLVPKIIEGETPQHENEVLIDKSLKEKGFKVGDNLELAQVDEVLKVVGVTESAKFNASPVIFGDFDTFLKINPMLSEGETNAVVVKDKDFNDVKLDNDLEVLAIEDFIEELPGYKEQNLTLNFMIGFLFVISMTVIGVFLYVITLQKINLFGVLKAQGFTNGDLAKVMISQTFILSAIGTIIGLIFTLITALVLPDIVPIKFEYSTLALYGAILIVVSLLGSLFSIFTIRNIDPLEAIG; translated from the coding sequence ATGTTTCTAGCATGGAATGAAATTAAAAGAAATAAACTAAAATTTAGTTTAATAATAGGCGTACTCGTTTTAATTAGTTATTTACTATTCTTGCTTTCAGGACTCGCAAAAGGGCTTATCAATATGAATACTGAAGGAATAGATGACTGGCAGGCGGACGCTATCGTATTAAATAAAAACGCGAACGAGACGATTCAACAATCAAAATTTAATGTCTCGCTTGTTGATGATAAGTTTAAAGAAAGTGCACGACTCAAACAAACAGGTGTCATTGTTTCGAATAACGATAAAGAAGAAAATGCTATTTTCTTTGGTACAGAAGAGAACTCATTTTTAGTACCGAAGATAATTGAGGGAGAAACTCCACAGCATGAAAACGAAGTATTAATCGATAAATCTTTAAAAGAAAAAGGATTTAAAGTTGGAGATAATCTAGAACTTGCACAAGTTGATGAGGTATTAAAAGTCGTTGGAGTAACTGAAAGTGCAAAATTTAATGCCTCCCCTGTAATTTTTGGAGATTTTGATACTTTTTTAAAAATTAACCCAATGTTAAGTGAAGGTGAAACCAATGCAGTTGTCGTTAAAGATAAAGATTTTAATGATGTGAAATTAGATAATGATTTAGAAGTTTTAGCAATTGAAGATTTTATTGAAGAGCTCCCAGGCTATAAAGAGCAAAATTTAACATTAAACTTTATGATAGGTTTTCTATTTGTCATATCGATGACAGTTATCGGTGTATTTCTATATGTTATTACATTACAAAAAATTAATTTATTTGGAGTGTTAAAAGCACAAGGGTTTACTAACGGTGACCTCGCAAAAGTGATGATATCACAAACGTTTATTCTATCAGCAATTGGTACAATTATCGGATTAATATTTACACTCATCACAGCGCTAGTACTTCCTGACATTGTTCCAATTAAATTTGAATATTCAACGCTTGCGTTATACGGAGCAATTTTAATCGTCGTTTCTTTACTCGGTAGTCTATTTTCAATATTTACAATAAGAAATATCGACCCCTTAGAAGCGATCGGATAG
- a CDS encoding tyramine oxidase subunit B, with amino-acid sequence MSKVEFLFLSEEDLVEAGVLDAKKCVDTIEEVFRLLGEKDYIMGGPRENSHGSQLWFPKEKRTENMPVAGPDRRFMSMNAYLGGKYNITGQKWYGSNVANKEKGLPRSVLMITLNDADTGAPFAYMSANLISATRTGAVPAVATKYLASKEAHTLAIIGAGVISWSSTLAILEANKNIKQVNIFDINEQQAEKFSNNLKKEHDVETVISSSLEDAVKEADVINVAASGAVRPEIKEEYLKDGSLLLLSGEANLSDDFILNNTVVMDNWEMHKETGEEWEEWEYLQSGTKGVSKDLNYGIGGQVFRLVKEEKLDEKSITDLGDVVSGKKEGRKDDKEKIVFLAGGMAVEDISWGYELYKSAQEKNLGQSLKVWDQPFWS; translated from the coding sequence ATGTCAAAAGTGGAGTTTTTATTTTTATCCGAAGAAGATTTAGTTGAAGCAGGTGTGTTAGATGCAAAAAAATGCGTCGACACAATCGAAGAAGTGTTCCGTTTACTTGGTGAAAAAGATTACATTATGGGAGGACCGAGAGAAAACAGTCACGGCAGTCAACTATGGTTTCCAAAAGAAAAGCGTACTGAGAATATGCCAGTCGCAGGGCCAGACCGTCGATTTATGTCAATGAACGCATATTTAGGTGGGAAATATAATATTACGGGACAAAAATGGTACGGATCAAACGTAGCAAACAAAGAAAAAGGATTACCACGTTCCGTTTTAATGATCACGTTAAACGATGCAGACACTGGTGCACCTTTTGCATATATGAGTGCAAATTTAATCAGTGCGACACGTACAGGTGCAGTCCCAGCAGTTGCTACAAAGTATCTTGCTTCAAAAGAAGCACATACTCTCGCAATTATCGGAGCAGGGGTCATCAGTTGGTCAAGTACACTTGCAATTTTAGAAGCAAATAAAAATATCAAACAAGTCAACATCTTCGACATTAACGAACAACAAGCAGAAAAATTCTCAAATAACCTTAAAAAAGAACACGACGTAGAAACAGTGATATCAAGCTCCTTAGAAGATGCAGTCAAAGAAGCAGACGTCATAAACGTCGCAGCATCAGGTGCTGTTCGTCCAGAAATTAAAGAAGAGTACTTAAAAGACGGATCTCTTCTTTTACTTTCCGGAGAAGCAAACCTCAGTGATGACTTCATACTAAATAACACAGTCGTTATGGATAACTGGGAAATGCACAAAGAAACAGGTGAAGAATGGGAAGAGTGGGAATACCTACAAAGCGGTACAAAAGGAGTTTCTAAAGACTTAAACTACGGTATCGGCGGACAGGTATTTAGACTCGTAAAAGAAGAAAAACTCGACGAAAAAAGCATCACAGATCTTGGTGACGTTGTCAGTGGTAAAAAAGAAGGGCGTAAAGACGACAAAGAAAAAATCGTCTTCCTCGCAGGAGGAATGGCTGTAGAAGACATATCATGGGGATATGAACTCTATAAATCAGCACAAGAGAAAAACTTAGGACAATCATTAAAAGTATGGGATCAACCTTTCTGGTCTTAA
- a CDS encoding HAD family hydrolase: MDNYFEQGNFEPFVYKRLNEVIDTYKNDTDSYVVFDYDNTSIIMDIEDNLNVYLMEHLAYRLTPEVLYETLTNPDYREELSQTFDSRFKNATGFNLAEDIYKEYQWLYDNYISLENRSEDLLKEIKETNHYKTFRAKLRLFHTHVNSKLSRRPSNGWMTYLFAGHTIDSFKELCRSCIKESLEKPFEKVTYESSENIPGKSGVVISTFKSGLSVPEELLNLYRAFTNNGITTYIVSASPRVYVEVAAEMLGHSVKVDNIVAMEFEEDNGVITPVMKADSPITKGPGKTEAIQKLIMPKHNGKQPVAMFGDSIGDYDMMQTFTETPLCVIFNRHMTDDFKQLIDLAIEQYNQKDARFVLQGRDENTGVLIPSQSSISFGETEPKL; encoded by the coding sequence ATGGACAACTATTTTGAGCAAGGAAACTTTGAACCGTTTGTGTACAAGCGATTGAATGAGGTTATTGATACTTACAAAAATGACACTGATAGTTACGTTGTTTTCGACTATGATAATACAAGTATTATTATGGATATTGAAGACAATTTAAATGTTTATTTGATGGAACATTTAGCATATCGGCTCACGCCTGAAGTGTTATATGAAACGTTAACGAATCCAGATTATCGTGAGGAGTTATCTCAAACGTTTGATAGTCGGTTTAAAAATGCGACAGGTTTTAATTTAGCTGAAGATATTTATAAGGAATATCAGTGGTTATACGATAATTACATTAGTCTAGAAAATCGTTCGGAAGATCTTTTAAAAGAGATTAAAGAGACAAACCACTACAAAACGTTTAGAGCCAAGTTAAGGCTATTCCATACTCATGTAAATAGTAAATTATCAAGGCGACCGTCTAATGGTTGGATGACTTATTTATTTGCTGGTCATACAATTGATTCATTTAAAGAGTTATGCCGAAGTTGTATTAAAGAATCACTAGAAAAACCGTTTGAAAAAGTGACGTACGAAAGCTCAGAAAATATACCTGGAAAATCAGGTGTAGTCATTTCTACTTTTAAATCGGGATTATCAGTGCCTGAAGAATTGTTAAACTTATATCGCGCGTTTACAAATAATGGAATTACGACTTATATCGTAAGTGCAAGTCCGAGAGTATATGTTGAAGTCGCAGCTGAAATGCTTGGGCATTCAGTAAAGGTAGACAATATTGTCGCCATGGAATTTGAAGAAGATAACGGCGTTATAACGCCCGTTATGAAAGCTGACTCACCAATCACAAAAGGCCCTGGTAAAACAGAGGCAATACAAAAGCTGATTATGCCGAAGCATAATGGTAAACAACCAGTTGCGATGTTTGGTGACAGTATCGGTGATTACGATATGATGCAAACGTTTACCGAAACACCACTATGCGTTATTTTTAACCGTCATATGACAGATGACTTTAAACAGTTAATCGATCTCGCAATTGAACAATATAATCAAAAAGATGCACGCTTTGTATTACAAGGACGCGATGAAAATACAGGTGTTCTTATACCGAGTCAATCATCGATTTCGTTTGGAGAAACTGAACCAAAATTATAA
- the abc-f gene encoding ribosomal protection-like ABC-F family protein, whose translation MTKVLVKLNKIALDFGSYLLFDTDELEIKESSRIGLIGENGAGKSSLAQLILEEIKPTQGHIQLNTNNIGYLEQVSDNIPYDFNFDGRLLSELNIPYGTSEFSGGELSKLRILEVFSSHYDLLILDEPTSHLDKEGIEFLIRTIKNYDGATLIISHDRRLLNECVNEVWSIEEQSIHVFSGNYDDYKREIEKERESLYHQKEIQDKEIKRLEASISDAKIHAEKILIGRKGANHRSLSSRMTKEKGTVQKGIMQSAKNMQNRIDSMEEIKLPEEKVLPIFEEADIKTDHNRFPIIFNYIDITAGNKLLIESLNLQISRGKITALKGNNGTGKTTIIEYVKGAFNNKLDIITFSKNAELGFYNQLSYLEFKHRTEPLLEYVSKHTSVSKYLLKEMLNDLKFTDNDFERSISTLSGGEAVRVSLFLTLISGDNLLILDEPTNYLDIDTINVLETYLNTYPGTVLLTSHDVEFLENVADEVYKIENKKLKKIK comes from the coding sequence ATGACTAAAGTTCTCGTTAAATTAAACAAAATCGCACTCGACTTTGGCAGTTACTTATTATTCGACACTGATGAGTTAGAAATTAAAGAGAGTAGTCGAATTGGTTTAATTGGTGAAAACGGTGCAGGTAAATCATCTTTAGCACAATTAATTTTAGAGGAAATTAAACCGACACAAGGTCATATCCAGTTAAACACCAATAACATAGGCTACTTAGAACAAGTATCTGATAATATTCCATATGACTTCAATTTTGATGGAAGATTACTTAGTGAATTAAACATACCTTATGGTACATCAGAGTTTAGCGGCGGAGAACTATCAAAACTACGTATATTAGAAGTATTCTCTTCGCACTATGATTTACTTATACTTGATGAACCGACATCTCATTTAGACAAAGAGGGTATCGAATTTTTAATACGTACAATTAAAAATTATGACGGTGCAACTTTAATAATTTCACACGATAGACGTCTATTAAATGAATGTGTAAATGAAGTATGGTCAATTGAAGAACAGTCAATACATGTATTTAGCGGAAATTATGATGATTATAAAAGAGAAATCGAAAAAGAGCGTGAATCACTCTATCATCAAAAAGAAATACAAGATAAAGAAATCAAAAGATTGGAAGCATCAATAAGTGACGCAAAAATACATGCTGAAAAAATATTAATCGGTAGAAAGGGAGCAAATCATCGTTCTCTATCCTCACGAATGACAAAAGAAAAAGGGACGGTACAAAAAGGAATTATGCAATCTGCGAAAAACATGCAGAACCGTATCGATAGTATGGAAGAAATAAAATTACCTGAAGAAAAAGTACTACCGATATTTGAAGAAGCTGACATCAAGACAGATCATAACCGTTTTCCAATTATATTTAACTATATTGATATTACAGCAGGAAACAAATTACTTATAGAATCTCTAAACTTACAAATCAGTCGTGGAAAAATTACGGCATTAAAAGGGAACAATGGTACCGGTAAAACGACTATTATTGAATATGTAAAAGGAGCTTTTAATAATAAACTTGATATCATCACATTTTCTAAAAATGCAGAGCTTGGCTTCTATAATCAATTAAGTTATCTAGAATTTAAGCACCGCACAGAGCCATTATTAGAATACGTATCAAAACATACGTCTGTTTCAAAGTACCTACTAAAAGAAATGCTCAATGATTTAAAATTCACAGACAACGATTTTGAAAGAAGTATTTCAACATTAAGTGGAGGAGAAGCGGTACGCGTATCGTTATTTCTAACATTAATATCTGGAGATAACTTGCTAATACTAGATGAACCAACAAATTATCTAGATATTGATACAATAAATGTTCTAGAAACATATTTAAACACATATCCAGGCACAGTACTTCTAACATCACATGATGTAGAATTTTTAGAAAATGTCGCAGACGAAGTATATAAGATAGAAAACAAAAAACTTAAAAAGATAAAATAA
- a CDS encoding rhodanese-like domain-containing protein, protein MKVKSKGINDFTKAELEELATNGQVIDVRSTLERFFGKVKGATHVPLMKVSNFDGPKDKTYYVYCASGMRSQRACEELAAKGYKTVNLKGGYGLFTNK, encoded by the coding sequence ATGAAAGTTAAGTCTAAAGGTATTAATGATTTTACTAAGGCTGAGTTGGAAGAACTAGCTACGAATGGTCAAGTTATTGATGTGCGTTCTACTTTAGAACGTTTTTTCGGGAAAGTTAAGGGTGCAACGCATGTACCGCTTATGAAGGTTTCTAACTTTGATGGACCTAAAGATAAGACGTATTACGTATATTGTGCAAGTGGTATGAGAAGTCAAAGAGCATGTGAAGAATTAGCTGCTAAAGGTTATAAGACAGTGAACTTAAAGGGTGGCTACGGATTGTTTACCAATAAATAG
- the serC gene encoding 3-phosphoserine/phosphohydroxythreonine transaminase translates to MKRTFNLSAGPAMLPTSVLERAQKEMLDYDGTGMSVMEMSHRSSYFDDIIQDAEKNLRELLNINDNYKILFLQGGASQAFYTLVMNLKQSGKVAYIDSGNFAKKALEAAEELKDDYGLEIDVVASSKEDGYKSLPNYPDTLEGYDYLHICSNNTIEGTQFKEFPIYKGIPLVCDMSSDILSRPFNINDFGMIYAGAQKNLGIAGLTLVIIREDLLGLNDVPKMFDYKVFSDKNSMYNTPSTYPIYIHKLVTDWLLEIGGLEEIYKRNKEKARILYDYLDESTLFVPTADKDSRSLMNVTFSTGNDELDKEFVAYTKENGFENIKGHRSVGGMRASIYNAFPIEGVEALVQLMKKFEEEN, encoded by the coding sequence GTGAAACGCACATTTAACTTATCAGCAGGCCCAGCAATGTTACCGACATCTGTTTTAGAACGCGCACAAAAAGAGATGTTAGATTATGACGGGACAGGCATGTCTGTAATGGAGATGAGTCATAGAAGTAGTTACTTTGATGACATTATCCAAGATGCTGAAAAAAACTTAAGAGAATTACTTAATATTAACGATAATTATAAAATTCTCTTTTTACAAGGCGGAGCGAGCCAAGCATTCTATACGTTAGTTATGAACTTAAAACAATCTGGTAAAGTTGCATACATCGATAGCGGTAACTTTGCTAAAAAAGCATTAGAAGCTGCTGAAGAATTAAAAGACGACTATGGACTTGAAATCGACGTCGTTGCATCATCCAAAGAAGATGGTTATAAGTCATTACCAAACTATCCAGATACGTTAGAAGGTTATGATTACTTGCATATTTGCTCAAATAACACGATCGAAGGAACACAGTTTAAAGAGTTCCCGATTTATAAGGGCATTCCTTTAGTCTGTGATATGAGTTCGGATATACTTTCACGTCCATTTAATATCAACGATTTTGGAATGATTTATGCAGGTGCTCAAAAGAACCTCGGTATTGCAGGACTAACGCTCGTTATTATTCGAGAAGACTTACTTGGGCTAAATGATGTTCCTAAAATGTTTGACTACAAAGTCTTTAGCGATAAAAACTCGATGTATAATACACCATCGACTTACCCTATTTATATTCATAAACTCGTGACAGATTGGTTGTTAGAAATTGGTGGTCTAGAAGAGATTTATAAGAGAAATAAAGAAAAAGCACGTATTTTATATGATTACTTAGACGAATCAACATTATTCGTACCTACTGCAGATAAAGACTCACGTTCACTGATGAACGTCACGTTTTCTACAGGAAACGACGAGTTAGATAAAGAATTTGTAGCATATACGAAAGAAAATGGTTTTGAAAATATTAAAGGACATCGTTCAGTCGGTGGTATGCGTGCATCTATTTATAACGCATTCCCTATTGAAGGTGTAGAAGCACTCGTACAACTAATGAAGAAATTCGAAGAGGAGAATTAA
- a CDS encoding TIGR01777 family oxidoreductase, protein MKKILISGGTGLVGNKIIDNFSNAEFYVLTRSDRDNTDNVTYINWSEDDYLKEVPEVDVVINLAGASISQFWTEENKEKIVKSRVESTRKLKNIIDRQDEKPFLISASAVGYYPTSQTNRYVEDDKYEPFDFLSDTVHVWENEAKKIEDTGVKTAYTRFGIIFSKEGGALPLIVLPYKLFVGGNIGDGHQPYAFVHIEDLVRALEFIADKELTGVFNITAPYPATQEIVGKSIAKTIKRPHLIPAPKLLFEMTLGEQSKLITEGQRALPKRLIEEGFKFKFETVEEAIRDLYGK, encoded by the coding sequence ATGAAAAAAATTCTAATTTCTGGTGGTACAGGTTTAGTTGGTAATAAGATTATAGATAACTTTAGCAATGCTGAATTTTACGTTTTAACACGTTCTGATAGAGATAATACAGATAACGTCACTTATATAAACTGGTCTGAAGATGATTATTTAAAAGAAGTGCCTGAAGTTGATGTTGTCATTAACTTAGCGGGTGCGAGTATTAGTCAATTTTGGACAGAAGAAAATAAAGAAAAAATTGTTAAGTCGCGAGTAGAATCTACACGTAAATTAAAGAACATTATCGATAGACAAGATGAAAAACCATTTTTAATCTCAGCGAGTGCAGTTGGATATTATCCAACTTCTCAGACTAACCGCTATGTGGAAGATGATAAATATGAGCCGTTTGATTTTTTATCTGATACAGTACATGTATGGGAGAATGAAGCAAAGAAAATTGAAGATACAGGTGTAAAGACTGCGTACACGCGATTTGGTATTATCTTTTCAAAAGAAGGCGGCGCATTGCCTTTAATTGTTTTGCCGTACAAATTGTTTGTCGGGGGTAATATTGGTGATGGTCATCAGCCATATGCATTTGTGCACATTGAAGATCTCGTCCGTGCTTTAGAATTTATAGCAGATAAAGAATTGACAGGTGTGTTTAATATTACTGCACCATATCCAGCGACCCAAGAAATTGTAGGTAAAAGTATCGCGAAGACGATTAAACGTCCACACTTAATACCAGCACCAAAGCTGTTATTTGAAATGACACTTGGAGAGCAATCTAAACTTATTACTGAAGGACAACGTGCGTTACCTAAACGTTTAATTGAAGAGGGCTTTAAATTTAAATTTGAAACGGTTGAAGAAGCAATCCGTGATCTATATGGCAAGTAG
- a CDS encoding ABC transporter ATP-binding protein, translated as MLKFEEVSKEFKDGKEIIEAVQPVSLTLNKGELVAIIGPSGSGKSTFLTMAGALQKPSKGIISIDDEKITNLNDKELAKLRLEKIGFILQTSNLVDFLTVSQQFELLKKYKKDVISDEKLDQLLKRLDLDKTKNQLPSEISGGQRQRVAIAKALYTDPAIILADEPTASLDTNNALEVMEILRELTKEYDKTTIIVTHDNRLIQYSDRVLEMIDGKLTETKQ; from the coding sequence ATGTTAAAATTTGAAGAAGTCTCAAAAGAATTTAAAGATGGTAAAGAAATTATTGAAGCGGTTCAACCAGTTTCCTTAACTTTAAATAAAGGAGAATTAGTCGCAATTATTGGACCCTCTGGTTCAGGAAAAAGTACATTTTTAACGATGGCAGGCGCACTACAAAAGCCATCAAAAGGTATAATTTCAATTGATGATGAAAAAATCACTAATTTAAATGATAAAGAACTCGCAAAGTTGCGATTAGAGAAAATAGGGTTTATACTTCAGACGTCAAACTTAGTGGATTTTCTAACAGTGTCACAGCAATTCGAGTTGTTAAAGAAATATAAAAAAGATGTTATATCTGACGAAAAGTTAGACCAGTTACTTAAACGACTCGATTTAGACAAAACAAAAAATCAATTACCATCAGAAATATCCGGTGGACAGCGACAAAGAGTTGCGATTGCTAAAGCTTTATATACAGATCCTGCGATTATATTAGCAGACGAGCCAACCGCATCGCTGGATACAAATAATGCTTTAGAAGTAATGGAGATTTTACGTGAACTTACAAAAGAATACGATAAAACAACGATTATTGTGACGCATGATAATCGTCTCATTCAATATTCAGATCGTGTATTAGAAATGATTGATGGTAAGCTAACAGAGACAAAACAGTAG
- a CDS encoding YbgA family protein: MASRFEIEKLWREEKYKVMYFSQRHYNLIRELLKGNPSMEELESYIKEAYSLMPTTGSKTNAYEHMWGYFKKRATTEEKKKFFALLEHAKDDKAIKIYLYDLAKKYKVKYLTDSTILNGK, from the coding sequence ATGGCAAGTAGGTTTGAGATAGAAAAGCTATGGCGCGAGGAGAAGTATAAAGTGATGTACTTCAGCCAGCGCCATTATAATTTAATAAGAGAGTTGTTAAAAGGCAATCCAAGTATGGAAGAACTTGAAAGTTATATTAAAGAAGCTTATTCACTGATGCCGACAACGGGTTCTAAAACAAACGCGTATGAACATATGTGGGGTTATTTTAAAAAGCGCGCAACTACTGAAGAGAAGAAAAAGTTTTTTGCATTACTTGAACATGCTAAAGATGACAAAGCAATAAAAATATATCTATATGACCTTGCAAAAAAGTATAAAGTTAAATATTTAACCGATAGTACGATACTAAATGGCAAGTGA
- a CDS encoding 3-phosphoglycerate dehydrogenase family protein, producing MSQFDIKTFNSIAIEGLQRFTKDKYTINETDDPEAIILRSYNLHDEPINDSLLAVGRAGAGFNNIPVDKLSEAGVIAFNAPGANANSVKELVLTSLISHARNTLEASQWATELTGDDIATQVEDGKKKFKGHEIKGKTLGVIGLGQVGLLVANDAENLGMDVIGYDPYISVDAAWNINRSVTKASSIDEVLQKADYITIHVPFLESTKHMIDSTAIRQMKATAVLLNFSRAEIVDEDALVKALNHNRLGHYISDFPNETVLGQDKVTLLPHLGASTGESEKNSAVMVANELKDYLENGNIVNSVNYPRVSMTLSSPLRIAVCNRNIKNIIASLTKLLSEEGLNIDRIINKSRGDYAYTLVDITEADEEKVKDLIQEIESKDGILKVRLIKNLEHDAWYN from the coding sequence ATGTCACAATTTGACATAAAAACATTTAACAGTATCGCAATTGAAGGTTTACAACGTTTTACAAAAGACAAGTACACAATCAACGAAACAGACGATCCAGAAGCAATTATTTTACGTAGTTATAATTTACATGATGAACCAATTAACGATAGTTTACTAGCAGTAGGTCGCGCAGGAGCAGGGTTTAACAATATTCCAGTAGATAAATTATCTGAAGCGGGCGTTATTGCATTTAACGCACCAGGTGCAAATGCCAACTCCGTTAAAGAACTCGTATTAACATCACTGATCTCACATGCAAGAAATACACTTGAAGCATCGCAATGGGCAACTGAGCTTACGGGTGATGATATTGCTACACAAGTCGAAGATGGTAAAAAGAAATTTAAAGGTCATGAAATTAAAGGTAAAACGCTAGGTGTTATTGGTCTTGGTCAAGTAGGTTTACTCGTTGCGAACGATGCAGAAAACCTTGGCATGGACGTTATCGGATACGACCCTTACATTAGTGTCGATGCTGCATGGAACATTAACCGCTCAGTTACAAAAGCATCATCAATCGATGAAGTGTTACAAAAAGCGGACTACATTACGATTCACGTACCGTTTTTAGAGAGTACAAAGCATATGATCGACTCAACAGCGATTCGTCAAATGAAAGCAACAGCAGTATTATTAAACTTCTCACGTGCTGAAATTGTAGACGAAGATGCACTTGTAAAAGCATTAAACCACAACAGACTCGGTCACTACATTAGCGATTTCCCTAATGAAACAGTACTCGGGCAAGATAAAGTAACACTACTCCCTCATCTCGGTGCTTCAACAGGAGAATCTGAGAAAAACTCAGCAGTAATGGTAGCAAATGAGTTAAAAGACTATTTAGAAAATGGAAATATCGTAAACTCAGTAAACTATCCAAGAGTCTCAATGACACTATCGTCACCGTTACGAATTGCGGTATGTAATAGGAACATCAAAAACATCATTGCATCACTTACAAAACTATTGTCTGAAGAAGGACTCAATATTGATCGTATCATAAACAAATCACGTGGAGATTACGCATATACGTTAGTGGATATCACTGAAGCGGATGAAGAAAAAGTAAAAGACCTCATCCAAGAAATCGAATCAAAGGACGGAATACTAAAGGTTCGACTCATTAAGAATTTAGAGCATGATGCATGGTATAACTAA